One genomic window of Cytophagia bacterium CHB2 includes the following:
- a CDS encoding M24 family metallopeptidase translates to MRLNRLLLSIFFSLCFTSSFAQAPQEWQRHRAEFMRHLSAKSIAVFKASKEVTRNGDVEHEYRQDSDFYYLTGLTEKESMLILIPRGLNLPGLAQPAKEILFVMPRNPLSEIWDGIRLGVEGAQTQLGFNAVLTNDQFDKIFKAALAGSDTLYMKTGERQHPHAASPADSTQNALEALLGVTVADPGKILRRAREIKSPAEIALLRRAIDITCQAHREVMASAQTGMREYELQAMLEYTFTNNGSARLGFPSIVGSGPNSCILHYRAGARQMQSGDLVVIDIGAEYEMYTADVTRTIPISGKFTKEQAEIYNIV, encoded by the coding sequence ATGCGTTTGAATCGACTTTTACTGTCCATCTTTTTTTCCCTCTGTTTCACCTCCTCTTTCGCCCAAGCTCCGCAGGAATGGCAGCGCCATCGCGCTGAATTCATGCGTCATCTGAGCGCGAAAAGTATTGCTGTTTTTAAGGCAAGCAAGGAGGTGACGCGCAACGGCGATGTCGAGCATGAGTATCGTCAGGACAGCGATTTTTATTACCTCACCGGTTTGACGGAAAAAGAATCGATGTTGATTCTCATCCCGCGCGGGCTGAACTTGCCCGGATTGGCGCAGCCAGCCAAAGAAATCCTGTTTGTGATGCCGCGCAATCCGTTGTCTGAAATTTGGGACGGCATTCGGCTGGGCGTGGAAGGCGCGCAAACGCAACTGGGCTTCAACGCAGTATTGACCAACGATCAATTCGACAAAATTTTCAAAGCGGCGCTGGCGGGCAGTGATACGCTTTACATGAAAACCGGCGAGCGGCAACATCCGCATGCGGCTTCGCCGGCAGATTCCACTCAAAATGCTCTCGAAGCGTTGCTGGGTGTTACGGTTGCTGATCCGGGAAAAATTCTGCGCCGCGCGCGCGAGATCAAATCGCCGGCGGAAATCGCGCTGTTGCGCCGCGCCATCGACATCACCTGCCAGGCGCATCGCGAAGTGATGGCTTCGGCGCAAACCGGCATGCGCGAGTATGAATTGCAAGCGATGCTGGAATATACTTTCACCAATAACGGCAGCGCGCGCTTGGGCTTCCCTTCCATCGTCGGTTCTGGGCCGAACTCGTGCATTCTGCATTATCGCGCCGGCGCCCGCCAAATGCAAAGCGGCGATCTGGTGGTGATCGACATTGGCGCGGAATATGAGATGTACACCGCCGACGTCACACGAACGATTCCGATCAGCGGCAAATTCACCAAAGAGCAGGCAGAGATTTACAATATCGTG